Proteins found in one Lutimonas zeaxanthinifaciens genomic segment:
- the gldI gene encoding gliding motility-associated peptidyl-prolyl isomerase GldI, translating into MKNYLLIIFIGIIIMSCSNSQARKPIVRKTSSFMSESIERNKMLNKAEQAVLIQKMESDSLNQYLNSEYGFWYFYNTQKSNEITYPESGDEVFYTHEIKGLDGTVLYSREELGTKSYLIDKEELISGLQDGFKLMKEGEVITFLFPSYKAYGYLGNDRIEPNQPLIYTVELLKINKLSENENNE; encoded by the coding sequence ATGAAGAATTACCTATTAATAATTTTTATTGGCATTATAATTATGTCTTGCTCCAATTCACAGGCGAGAAAGCCAATAGTCAGAAAAACAAGCTCTTTTATGTCTGAGTCCATTGAGCGAAATAAAATGCTCAATAAGGCTGAACAGGCGGTTTTGATTCAAAAAATGGAATCGGACAGCCTGAATCAATATCTGAATTCTGAATATGGCTTTTGGTATTTTTACAATACTCAAAAATCAAATGAGATAACCTACCCTGAATCAGGAGATGAAGTTTTTTACACCCATGAGATAAAAGGTCTTGATGGAACTGTCTTGTATTCCAGAGAGGAATTAGGAACAAAAAGTTACCTGATCGACAAGGAAGAATTGATTTCCGGTTTACAGGATGGATTTAAATTAATGAAAGAAGGGGAGGTAATTACCTTTTTGTTTCCATCTTACAAGGCCTATGGTTATCTTGGAAATGATCGAATAGAACCTAACCAACCTTTAATATATACAGTTGAATTATTAAAAATTAACAAATTAAGTGAGAATGAAAATAATGAATAG
- a CDS encoding nucleoside-diphosphate kinase, which produces MVTNRTFTMLKPDSLEKGNTGAILEKINASGFKIVAMKQTQMSRRDAETFYAIHKDRPFFADLVTYMTRGPIVAAILEKENAVEDFRTLIGATNPEDAAEGTIRKMFAKSISENAVHGSDSDENAFIEGSFHFSGREIF; this is translated from the coding sequence ATGGTAACAAATAGAACATTTACAATGCTGAAGCCTGATTCTTTGGAAAAAGGTAACACAGGAGCCATTTTAGAAAAAATCAACGCTTCAGGTTTCAAGATCGTTGCAATGAAGCAAACTCAAATGAGCAGAAGAGACGCTGAGACCTTTTATGCAATTCATAAAGACAGACCTTTCTTTGCTGATTTGGTAACGTATATGACTAGAGGACCTATTGTGGCTGCGATTCTTGAAAAGGAAAATGCTGTTGAGGACTTTAGAACTTTGATCGGTGCTACAAATCCTGAAGATGCCGCTGAAGGAACCATCAGAAAAATGTTTGCAAAATCAATTAGTGAGAATGCTGTTCACGGATCTGACAGTGATGAAAATGCCTTTATTGAGGGATCTTTTCACTTTTCAGGTAGAGAGATTTTTTAA
- the ppk2 gene encoding polyphosphate kinase 2, with translation MEKLSEKDLKKLNSNKGLLSILMNDTINLPKTIRYIDYEKQLKVLQIELIRQQACIIDKNMRVIVLFEGRDAAGKGGSIRRITERINPRHFRIVALPKPTIVEKSQWYFQRYIQQFPKAGEIVFFDRSWYNRAVVEPVNGFCTNEEYRIFMKQVNDFERMITESGILLVKIYMSISKKEQAKRFEDIKNDPLKQWKMSKVDERAQELWDSYTFYKNKMFENTKNGGIPFKVIKANRKTDARIEAVQHLLKSIPYDKNREI, from the coding sequence ATGGAAAAGTTATCAGAAAAGGATTTAAAGAAATTGAATTCCAATAAAGGGTTATTGTCTATACTGATGAATGACACCATCAATTTACCAAAAACCATCAGGTATATTGATTATGAAAAGCAACTGAAAGTTCTTCAAATTGAATTGATCAGACAGCAGGCATGCATCATTGATAAAAATATGCGTGTCATTGTTTTATTTGAAGGGCGTGATGCAGCGGGTAAAGGAGGTTCAATCAGACGAATCACAGAAAGAATCAACCCTCGTCATTTTAGAATTGTCGCTTTGCCAAAGCCAACCATTGTAGAAAAATCACAATGGTATTTTCAACGCTATATTCAACAGTTTCCAAAAGCGGGTGAAATTGTTTTCTTTGACAGAAGCTGGTACAACAGAGCGGTTGTTGAACCTGTGAATGGTTTCTGTACCAATGAAGAATACAGAATTTTTATGAAACAGGTCAATGATTTCGAAAGAATGATCACTGAATCGGGTATCCTGTTGGTTAAAATATACATGTCCATTTCTAAGAAAGAACAGGCCAAAAGGTTTGAAGACATCAAAAATGACCCGCTTAAACAATGGAAAATGAGCAAGGTAGATGAACGTGCTCAGGAATTATGGGATTCCTATACTTTCTATAAAAACAAGATGTTTGAGAATACGAAAAATGGAGGAATTCCATTTAAAGTAATAAAAGCGAATCGTAAAACGGACGCACGAATTGAAGCCGTTCAACATTTGTTAAAAAGTATTCCTTACGATAAAAACAGAGAAATCTAA
- a CDS encoding RNA polymerase sigma factor has translation MDNNNQAHLIEGCRNNDSLSQMQLYDLYSKAMFNTAYNFIKDDDVAQDVMQEAFIKAFKKIDTYTGEASFGAWLKRIVINQSLDWLKKQKIKTVELNDEVTYLPNDDPWEVESEISMSVIYKCIEALPLKCKNVVKLYLLEGYDHQEVAQILQISEVSSRSQLSRGKSKLKELLIHENYES, from the coding sequence ATGGATAATAATAATCAGGCACATTTAATCGAGGGCTGCAGAAATAATGACAGTTTGTCCCAGATGCAATTATATGATCTTTATAGTAAAGCGATGTTCAATACCGCTTATAATTTTATCAAGGATGACGATGTAGCTCAGGATGTGATGCAGGAGGCCTTTATCAAAGCCTTTAAAAAAATAGATACCTACACAGGCGAAGCCTCCTTTGGAGCATGGTTGAAGCGCATTGTTATAAACCAAAGTCTGGATTGGCTGAAAAAACAAAAGATTAAGACCGTTGAACTCAATGATGAAGTTACTTATCTTCCCAATGACGATCCCTGGGAAGTTGAGTCTGAGATAAGCATGTCGGTTATATATAAATGTATTGAAGCCTTGCCACTAAAGTGTAAAAATGTTGTTAAACTCTATCTTTTAGAAGGGTATGATCATCAGGAAGTGGCTCAGATACTTCAAATTTCAGAAGTGTCATCAAGGTCTCAATTATCAAGAGGAAAAAGTAAATTAAAAGAACTGTTAATTCATGAAAATTATGAAAGTTGA
- a CDS encoding DHH family phosphoesterase has translation MNDVTFQELNQALSDPKNIVITTHRNPDGDAYGSSLGLNWFLKQLGHEVTIVSPNDCPGFLKWMPGQSDIEIFESEPEKCTKILEKAQMVFTLDYNAFHRLGELMEPVMSEISPVFVMIDHHQEPEDFAKFSFVDPTMSSTSEMIYQFIERMGKKDLVDINIATCLYAGILTDTGSFRFPATTSDTHRVVANLLEKGANNSDIYNRIHDVNTYNRMQLLGKALNNMVVLERFHTAYITLSQNELNKFKFQRGDTEGFVNYALSLKNVMFAAIFIEDKKQKIIKISFRSVGDFSVNEFARKNFNGGGHINAAGGRSTLSLKETVKKFVEILPGLTDQLTLS, from the coding sequence ATGAATGATGTCACTTTTCAAGAGTTAAATCAAGCACTTTCTGATCCTAAAAATATAGTCATAACCACCCACAGAAACCCGGATGGAGATGCCTACGGATCGAGTCTTGGACTTAACTGGTTTCTAAAACAATTGGGGCATGAGGTCACAATAGTTTCTCCTAATGATTGCCCTGGATTTCTTAAATGGATGCCAGGACAGTCTGATATTGAGATATTTGAGTCTGAACCTGAAAAATGCACGAAGATTCTTGAAAAAGCACAAATGGTATTTACGCTTGATTATAATGCCTTTCACAGATTGGGTGAATTAATGGAACCGGTAATGTCAGAGATTTCTCCTGTATTTGTAATGATAGATCATCACCAGGAGCCTGAAGATTTTGCAAAATTTTCATTTGTGGATCCCACTATGAGTTCGACCAGTGAAATGATATATCAGTTTATCGAGCGCATGGGAAAGAAGGATCTGGTTGATATAAATATTGCAACCTGCCTCTATGCCGGAATTTTAACAGATACCGGATCTTTTCGGTTTCCTGCAACCACGAGCGATACACATCGTGTTGTAGCGAATTTACTGGAGAAGGGGGCAAATAATTCTGATATTTACAACAGGATACATGATGTGAATACCTATAACAGGATGCAGTTATTGGGCAAGGCTTTGAACAACATGGTTGTTTTGGAGCGTTTTCATACAGCCTATATTACGCTTTCTCAAAATGAACTGAATAAATTTAAATTTCAAAGAGGAGATACGGAGGGTTTTGTGAATTATGCCTTATCCTTAAAGAATGTTATGTTTGCTGCAATTTTTATTGAGGACAAAAAACAGAAGATCATCAAGATTTCTTTTAGATCGGTAGGAGATTTTTCCGTCAATGAATTTGCCCGAAAAAACTTTAATGGTGGAGGGCATATCAATGCGGCAGGAGGAAGAAGTACGTTATCCTTAAAAGAAACTGTAAAAAAATTCGTTGAAATACTACCTGGTTTAACTGATCAATTAACCTTGTCATAA
- the ppk2 gene encoding polyphosphate kinase 2 translates to MNRTSDFKITEAEFNSLTSHEDLLEIFDKKDIDTTSVLSKFNYEVEKKLLQIELVKLQQWVKKNNKRVAIIFEGRDAAGKGGNIRRFTEHLNPRSMRLVALNKPTEVERGQWYFTRYIQHLPNPGELVFFDRSWYNRAVVEPVMGFCTKHQYEQFMVQLPEFEHMLYEDGVTIIKFWLSITKEEQLKRFNAREDNPLKRWKFSPVDKKGQEYWDDYTKYKELMFSKTHTSFSPWIIVKTNKKETARLECMRYVLSLFDYEKKDDSKVSLLPDPNVIMRYFRSLHKYD, encoded by the coding sequence ATGAACAGAACTTCTGACTTTAAAATAACGGAGGCTGAATTTAACAGCCTAACTTCTCATGAAGATCTATTGGAAATTTTCGATAAAAAGGATATTGATACCACTTCAGTGTTATCAAAATTTAATTATGAGGTCGAAAAGAAGCTACTACAAATAGAATTGGTAAAACTGCAGCAATGGGTAAAAAAGAACAATAAACGGGTTGCGATCATATTTGAAGGCAGGGATGCTGCAGGTAAAGGTGGGAATATCCGGCGGTTTACCGAACACTTGAATCCAAGATCGATGCGACTCGTTGCCCTGAATAAACCTACAGAGGTGGAAAGAGGTCAATGGTATTTTACGAGATATATTCAACATCTTCCAAACCCTGGAGAACTTGTGTTTTTTGACAGGTCCTGGTACAACAGAGCCGTAGTTGAACCGGTTATGGGTTTTTGCACGAAACATCAGTATGAACAGTTTATGGTGCAGCTCCCTGAATTTGAACATATGCTTTATGAAGACGGGGTTACCATTATAAAGTTCTGGCTTTCCATTACCAAAGAAGAACAGCTCAAACGATTTAATGCAAGAGAAGATAACCCTCTGAAGCGATGGAAATTCAGTCCTGTAGACAAAAAAGGCCAGGAATACTGGGATGATTATACAAAGTATAAGGAATTGATGTTTAGTAAAACGCATACTTCATTCAGCCCCTGGATCATCGTCAAGACCAATAAAAAAGAAACCGCAAGACTTGAATGCATGCGCTATGTATTGTCACTTTTTGACTATGAAAAAAAGGATGACAGCAAGGTCTCCCTCCTTCCCGACCCGAATGTAATTATGCGCTATTTCCGTTCTTTACACAAATACGACTAG
- the lgt gene encoding prolipoprotein diacylglyceryl transferase, whose translation MLFLSIEWDPSIELVKIGSFAIRYYSLMFVIAFVLGLQIMKKIFKKEGVSLDKLDSLFIYTVIATLLGARLGHFLFYDTEFLLSNPLEVLLPVKFNPFRFTGYQGLASHGAAIGIIIAMYFYSKKVVKKPMLWILDRIVIPVASGAIFVRIGNLMNSEIIGKPTNSDYGFIFKQLGEDFPRHPTQLYEAFGYLITFVLLWYIYWKTDKKDKLGYLFGLFMVCLWSVRLIVEFFKEAQVDQRGDWDLNTGQLLSIPMILVGIYFMFRKSVKKA comes from the coding sequence ATGTTGTTTTTAAGTATAGAATGGGATCCGAGTATTGAATTGGTCAAAATTGGATCATTTGCCATAAGATATTATAGCCTGATGTTTGTCATAGCCTTTGTGCTTGGTCTGCAGATCATGAAAAAGATCTTTAAAAAGGAAGGAGTCTCTCTTGACAAACTGGACTCTTTATTTATTTATACTGTAATCGCGACATTACTGGGGGCGCGTCTGGGGCATTTTCTTTTTTATGATACCGAGTTTTTATTATCCAACCCTTTGGAAGTGCTGCTTCCTGTAAAATTTAATCCATTTCGTTTTACAGGTTATCAGGGACTGGCAAGTCACGGAGCTGCAATAGGAATCATTATAGCCATGTATTTTTACTCGAAGAAAGTTGTTAAAAAACCCATGCTTTGGATTCTTGACAGAATCGTTATCCCGGTTGCCAGTGGTGCAATTTTCGTAAGGATTGGTAATTTGATGAATTCAGAAATCATCGGAAAACCTACGAATTCAGACTATGGTTTTATTTTTAAACAGTTGGGCGAAGATTTTCCGCGACATCCAACGCAACTTTATGAGGCTTTTGGTTATCTGATTACATTTGTGTTATTATGGTATATATATTGGAAGACGGATAAAAAAGACAAACTCGGTTATTTATTCGGTCTTTTTATGGTTTGTTTATGGTCTGTAAGGCTCATCGTAGAGTTCTTTAAAGAGGCACAAGTGGATCAGCGTGGTGACTGGGACCTGAATACAGGACAATTGCTCAGTATTCCCATGATTCTTGTAGGGATCTATTTTATGTTCCGTAAATCGGTGAAAAAAGCTTAG
- a CDS encoding sulfite exporter TauE/SafE family protein, with translation MLGLLGSFHCIGMCGPIAFVLPVNKKNKAQTFLGTSLYHLGRILSYGLIGFLFGLLGKGLYLAGFQQRLSILIGFVMILIVLIPSRILNRYSFTRPLYRIIGIVKSKLGLYLNKTSLKALFSIGFFNGFLPCGLVYMALLGAISSGSEIDGAIYMVAFGLGTIPLMTGAVFLGNFLKVSVRNKIQKAIPIFVIIIGVLFIIRGMGLGIPYISPSDTQLLISSDPNSCISE, from the coding sequence ATATTAGGCCTTTTGGGAAGTTTTCACTGCATAGGAATGTGCGGCCCGATCGCGTTTGTGCTCCCTGTTAACAAGAAAAACAAGGCGCAAACCTTTTTGGGAACCTCCTTATATCATTTAGGAAGAATCCTTAGTTATGGCCTAATTGGATTTCTATTTGGCCTGCTTGGAAAGGGCCTCTATCTCGCAGGTTTTCAGCAAAGACTTTCCATCCTGATAGGCTTTGTCATGATCTTGATCGTTTTGATTCCTTCACGTATTTTGAACCGGTACAGTTTTACAAGGCCTCTTTATAGAATCATTGGAATCGTTAAGTCAAAACTTGGCCTGTACTTAAATAAAACCTCCTTAAAAGCCCTTTTTTCGATTGGTTTTTTTAACGGATTCCTGCCTTGCGGACTGGTTTATATGGCCTTGTTGGGAGCTATTTCATCTGGAAGTGAAATTGACGGTGCTATTTATATGGTGGCTTTTGGGCTTGGCACCATTCCATTAATGACAGGAGCTGTATTCCTTGGCAACTTTTTAAAAGTTTCGGTCAGGAATAAGATTCAGAAAGCAATTCCTATATTTGTCATTATCATTGGAGTACTTTTCATTATCAGAGGTATGGGCTTGGGAATTCCATATATATCGCCCTCGGACACTCAATTGTTAATTTCCAGTGACCCTAATTCATGCATAAGCGAATAA
- the yidD gene encoding membrane protein insertion efficiency factor YidD codes for MIKRILIYPFLLLIRFYQVAISPFTPASCRYSPTCSHYAIEALQIHGLFKGGWLALKRIFSCNPWGGSGYDPVPPKDFYNKNKE; via the coding sequence ATGATAAAAAGGATTTTAATTTACCCATTTTTATTGTTGATCCGCTTTTATCAGGTTGCTATATCGCCTTTTACTCCGGCGAGTTGCAGATACTCACCAACCTGCTCACATTACGCTATTGAGGCGCTTCAGATTCATGGTTTGTTTAAGGGAGGTTGGCTGGCTCTAAAAAGGATTTTTAGTTGTAATCCCTGGGGAGGGAGTGGATATGATCCTGTCCCGCCAAAAGATTTTTATAATAAAAACAAAGAGTAG
- a CDS encoding alkaline phosphatase D family protein, with protein sequence MRNIPFILVILLISVVSCKKDKKFVLSFGSCNNQNLPNPLWEPLLENKPDVFIWGGDIIYSDTYDMNVMKRNYDRLKNDSSYIFFREQMEIMGVWDDHDYGLNDGGVHYSKKDSAQLLFLDFFDVDVKSYRRKQQGIYHSRVFKTGRSSIKIILLDTRYFRSDLEKDPSGKKRYIPTRNTESTMLGEKQWAWLQEELENSTSQFNVIVSSIQFLSREHGFETWGNMPLEVERMMNLIKTSKASGVIFLSGDRHIAEISKTYIENSEIELVDVTSSGMTHSYESFTSEPNPYRVGEVISEKNFGVLIFDLKNNQVDIEIRGEENILFERYVVNY encoded by the coding sequence ATGAGAAATATTCCCTTTATCCTGGTGATTCTGTTGATTAGTGTTGTTTCCTGCAAAAAAGATAAAAAATTTGTCCTTTCCTTTGGTTCATGTAACAATCAGAATTTACCCAACCCGCTGTGGGAACCACTTTTAGAGAATAAACCAGACGTCTTCATCTGGGGTGGAGATATCATCTATTCTGATACGTATGATATGAATGTGATGAAGCGCAATTATGACCGTCTCAAAAATGATTCATCCTATATCTTTTTCAGAGAACAAATGGAAATAATGGGAGTCTGGGATGATCATGATTACGGACTCAATGACGGAGGTGTTCACTATTCTAAAAAAGACAGCGCCCAACTCCTTTTTCTGGATTTTTTTGATGTGGATGTAAAAAGTTACCGTAGGAAACAGCAAGGGATTTATCACTCCAGGGTATTCAAAACAGGTAGATCTTCCATAAAAATTATTCTTCTGGATACACGTTATTTTAGAAGTGACCTGGAAAAAGATCCATCCGGGAAAAAGAGATACATACCTACTCGAAATACTGAATCTACAATGCTGGGTGAAAAACAATGGGCCTGGCTTCAGGAGGAGCTGGAGAATTCAACGTCTCAGTTTAACGTAATTGTGAGCAGCATTCAGTTTTTATCGAGAGAGCATGGATTTGAAACCTGGGGTAATATGCCTCTTGAAGTTGAGAGAATGATGAATTTAATCAAAACAAGTAAAGCTTCAGGTGTGATTTTTCTGAGTGGAGACCGTCACATTGCAGAAATTTCAAAAACTTATATCGAGAATTCTGAAATCGAACTGGTCGACGTGACCTCCAGCGGAATGACCCACAGTTATGAATCATTCACCTCGGAACCTAATCCCTATCGAGTCGGAGAAGTGATCTCAGAAAAGAATTTTGGAGTTTTAATATTTGATCTAAAAAATAATCAGGTTGACATCGAAATTCGTGGTGAAGAGAACATTTTGTTTGAACGATATGTCGTGAATTATTAA
- the cysS gene encoding cysteine--tRNA ligase gives MKQDLYLYNSLSNKKERFEPVKEGYVGMYVCGPTVYSNVHLGNVRTFMSFDMIYRYFLHLGYKVRYVRNITDAGHLTDDSDEDKISKKARLEQLEPMEIVQKYTTDFHLILQKFNFLPPSIEPTATGHILEQIEAIETILENGLAYEVNGSVYFDVLKYNEKEHYGILSKRNIEDAIENTRALDGQSDKKNPQDFALWKKAEPEHIQRWNSPWGIGFPGWHLECTVMSTKYLGEQFDIHGGGMDLKFPHHECEIAQAQACNHQNPVKYWLHGNMLTMNGKKMAKSTGNNILPDEIFSGDNPNISKSFAPSVARFFMMQAHYRSILDFSNDAILAAEKGYNRLMDSIDLMIKLQPAGSSSLDVASWKAKCYQAMSDDFNTPVLIAHLFEGVKWINLVNDGKETLTASDLDVLVSTMNVFTFDILGLENSKKSDNDTERLDGLVKLLIEMRKTARDDRNWELSDKIRDELIVLGIQLKDGKEGTTYSIS, from the coding sequence ATGAAGCAGGACCTGTACCTCTATAATTCACTATCAAATAAAAAAGAACGTTTCGAACCTGTTAAAGAAGGTTATGTGGGAATGTATGTTTGCGGACCGACGGTTTACAGTAATGTACATCTGGGCAACGTCAGAACTTTCATGTCATTTGATATGATTTACAGGTATTTTCTTCATTTGGGTTACAAGGTTAGGTATGTAAGAAATATTACGGACGCGGGGCACCTTACAGATGATTCTGATGAGGATAAAATTTCTAAGAAAGCCAGGTTGGAACAACTGGAACCGATGGAGATCGTTCAAAAATATACAACCGATTTTCATTTGATACTTCAAAAATTTAATTTCTTGCCGCCCAGTATCGAGCCCACAGCAACCGGGCATATTTTAGAACAAATTGAGGCCATTGAAACTATTTTGGAGAATGGCCTTGCATACGAAGTAAACGGTTCTGTGTACTTTGATGTGCTGAAATACAATGAAAAGGAACATTATGGAATCCTTTCAAAAAGAAATATAGAGGATGCTATTGAGAATACCAGAGCGCTAGATGGACAATCTGATAAAAAAAATCCACAGGATTTTGCCCTTTGGAAGAAGGCGGAACCCGAACATATTCAGCGCTGGAACTCTCCTTGGGGTATAGGCTTTCCTGGCTGGCATCTTGAATGTACCGTAATGAGCACAAAGTACCTTGGTGAACAATTTGATATTCACGGAGGAGGTATGGACCTGAAATTTCCGCACCATGAATGTGAGATTGCTCAGGCTCAGGCCTGCAATCATCAGAATCCCGTTAAATACTGGCTGCATGGCAACATGCTTACGATGAATGGAAAAAAAATGGCAAAATCAACCGGAAATAATATTCTTCCGGACGAAATTTTTTCGGGAGACAACCCGAATATTTCAAAGAGTTTTGCTCCGAGCGTGGCACGATTTTTTATGATGCAGGCGCATTACAGAAGTATACTGGATTTCTCTAATGATGCGATTTTAGCAGCAGAAAAAGGATATAACAGATTGATGGACTCTATTGACCTGATGATAAAACTTCAGCCTGCAGGAAGTTCTTCCTTGGATGTTGCTTCCTGGAAGGCAAAATGCTATCAGGCGATGAGTGATGATTTTAATACACCTGTATTGATTGCGCATTTATTTGAAGGAGTAAAATGGATAAATCTTGTGAACGACGGAAAAGAAACCCTTACTGCATCTGATCTCGACGTACTTGTTTCAACTATGAACGTTTTTACTTTTGACATTCTTGGTCTTGAAAATTCTAAAAAATCAGATAATGATACCGAGCGCCTGGACGGTCTCGTGAAATTACTTATTGAGATGAGAAAAACTGCAAGAGATGACCGTAATTGGGAACTTTCAGATAAAATCAGGGATGAACTGATTGTTTTGGGGATTCAGTTAAAGGATGGAAAAGAAGGAACCACTTATTCCATAAGTTAA
- a CDS encoding peptidylprolyl isomerase: protein MKIMNSILLIVLLSIVSCKSTKYADLDDGLYADLQTDRGDILLKLEYEKVPITVANFVSLAEGTNPYVDDEFKGKPFYDGLVFHRVVEDFMVQGGDPRGNGSGNPGYKFEDEFPMDDTGNLVLSHDSAGILSMANSGPDSNGSQFFITHKETSWLNGKHTVFGFVVKGQEVVDSIAMGDIIQKLEIIRIGKKAKEFDAATEFASYFEQIEERERLAEERKKQAKENLVQFVKDNEASALSLSSGLKVIKVKEGNGEKPAIGSKVNVLYAGYFVSGDLFDTNIKETALTFGKYDRRKDQMNMYKAVPMDYSPDAALIPGFKEGLQQMKYGDKVLLLVPSHLAYGEQGAGNVIPPNTDLLFELEILEK, encoded by the coding sequence ATGAAAATAATGAATAGTATTCTTTTAATCGTGTTGTTGAGCATAGTCTCATGCAAAAGTACCAAATACGCGGATCTTGATGATGGTCTTTATGCTGATCTGCAAACGGACAGAGGAGATATCTTACTGAAGCTTGAATATGAAAAGGTGCCCATTACCGTTGCAAACTTTGTGTCGTTGGCTGAAGGAACAAATCCTTATGTGGATGATGAGTTCAAAGGCAAACCTTTTTATGATGGGCTGGTATTTCACAGAGTTGTTGAGGATTTCATGGTTCAGGGAGGTGATCCCAGAGGAAATGGTTCAGGAAATCCGGGGTATAAATTTGAAGATGAATTCCCGATGGATGATACCGGGAACTTAGTGCTGTCTCACGATTCGGCAGGGATATTGTCTATGGCTAATTCAGGCCCTGATTCAAATGGCTCCCAGTTTTTTATAACACATAAGGAAACATCTTGGCTTAATGGAAAGCATACTGTATTTGGATTTGTCGTGAAAGGTCAGGAGGTAGTTGATTCTATCGCTATGGGCGACATTATTCAAAAACTTGAAATTATTCGAATAGGTAAGAAAGCAAAGGAATTTGATGCTGCCACAGAATTCGCAAGTTATTTTGAACAAATTGAGGAACGAGAAAGGCTCGCTGAAGAACGTAAAAAGCAGGCAAAAGAGAATCTGGTTCAGTTTGTAAAAGACAATGAGGCTTCAGCTTTGAGTCTTTCATCCGGGTTGAAAGTGATTAAAGTCAAAGAGGGAAATGGCGAAAAGCCGGCTATTGGATCAAAAGTTAATGTTCTGTACGCAGGTTATTTTGTTTCAGGGGATTTATTTGATACAAACATAAAGGAAACTGCTTTGACCTTTGGAAAATACGACAGGCGCAAGGATCAGATGAACATGTATAAGGCAGTACCAATGGATTACAGCCCTGATGCAGCATTGATACCAGGTTTTAAGGAGGGTCTTCAGCAAATGAAATATGGAGATAAGGTTTTATTATTGGTTCCTTCTCATTTGGCTTATGGTGAGCAGGGCGCAGGGAACGTAATACCTCCGAATACGGACCTTTTGTTTGAATTGGAAATTTTGGAAAAATAA
- a CDS encoding FixH family protein, with amino-acid sequence MKIRLNWGTGIFLAMLAFMIFILTFVYKSIAMDEYQHELVSEDYYKDELHYQEEIDKINNAKELDENIELANSGEGILIKFPKEVSMEDISGTIYFQRLSNEKLDFIEEIQLDDHKQLISSEKLVSGKWIVKIDWKNKDKEYLFKDSWFY; translated from the coding sequence TGCTGGCTTTTATGATCTTTATTTTGACTTTTGTTTATAAGTCGATCGCCATGGATGAATACCAGCATGAACTGGTATCTGAGGACTATTACAAAGATGAGCTCCACTATCAGGAAGAGATCGACAAGATCAATAATGCCAAGGAACTGGATGAAAACATTGAACTCGCTAATAGCGGTGAAGGTATTTTGATAAAATTTCCAAAAGAAGTTTCAATGGAAGACATTTCGGGAACAATATATTTTCAGAGGCTTTCGAACGAAAAACTTGATTTTATTGAAGAAATACAGTTGGATGATCATAAACAATTGATCAGTTCAGAAAAACTGGTTTCCGGAAAATGGATTGTAAAAATTGATTGGAAGAATAAGGATAAGGAGTACTTGTTTAAAGATTCCTGGTTTTATTAA